The Pogona vitticeps strain Pit_001003342236 chromosome 3, PviZW2.1, whole genome shotgun sequence genome includes a window with the following:
- the CHST2 gene encoding carbohydrate sulfotransferase 2: protein MKVFRRKALVLCLGYVLLLLLTMLNLLDYKWHKGPQQCSEPLPARRTPYPQQLPYYAYQSRSDTRALYGPPVPLARKRQLVYVFTTWRSGSSFFGELFNQNPEVFFLYEPVWHVWQKLYPGDAVSLQGAARDMLSSLYRCDLSVFQLYSTAGAGKNLTTLGIFGAATNKVICSSPLCSAYRKDVVGMVDDKVCKKCPPQQLSLFQEECLKYHTLVIKGVRVFDIGVLAPLMQDPSLALKVIHLVRDPRAVASSRIKSRHGLIRESLQVVRSRDPRIHRMPFLDAGHKLNSKKEGGGGSDYHALGAMEVICGSMAKTLQTALRPPDWLKGNYMAVRYEDLVVDPIKTLRQVYGFVNLVVSPEMEKFALNMTSGPGYSSKPFVVSARNASQAVNAWRTALSFQQIKQVEEYCHQPMAILGYEKVNSPEEVKDLSKTLLRKPRL, encoded by the coding sequence ATGAAGGTTTTCCGCAGGAAGGCGCTGGTGCTCTGCTTGGGCTATGTGCTCCTTCTGCTCCTCACCATGCTCAACTTGCTGGACTACAAGTGGCATAAGGGGCCGCAGCAGTGCAGTGAACCCTTGCCTGCCCGGCGCACTCCGTACCCGCAACAGCTGCCTTATTATGCCTATCAGTCCCGATCGGACACCCGGGCTCTCTATGGCCCCCCAGTGCCCCTTGCCCGCAAACGGCAGCTGGTCTACGTTTTCACCACCTGGCGTTCGGGGTCGTCCTTCTTTGGAGAGCTCTTCAACCAGAACCCTGAAGTCTTTTTTCTCTATGAGCCTGTGTGGCATGTATGGCAGAAGTTGTACCCGGGGGACGCTGTCTCTCTGCAGGGTGCAGCTCGGGATATGTTGAGTTCCCTTTACCGCTGTGACCTCTCtgtcttccagctctacagcaCGGCAGGGGCTGGGAAGAACCTCACCACCTTGGGCATCTTTGGGGCAGCCACCAACAAGGTCATCTGCTCCTCACCGCTTTGTTCAGCTTACCGCAAGGATGTTGTGGGCATGGTGGATGACAAGGTGTGCAAGAAGTGCCCCCCGCAACAGCTCAGTCTCTTCCAGGAAGAGTGCCTCAAGTACCACACCCTAGTCATCAAAGGGGTGCGGGTCTTTGACATTGGAGTTTTGGCACCCCTCATGCAAGACCCATCCTTGGCTCTTAAAGTCATCCATCTGGTCCGGGACCCTCGAGCAGTGGCTAGCTCCCGGATCAAATCCCGCCATGGGCTCATCCGCGAAAGCCTACAGGTTGTGAGAAGCAGGGACCCCCGTATCCATCGCATGCCCTTCCTAGATGCTGGCCACAAGCTCAACAGCAAGAAGGAAGGGGGTGGCGGATCAGACTATCATGCCTTAGGTGCCATGGAAGTGATCTGTGGGAGCATGGCAAAGACCTTACAGACTGCTTTGCGTCCACCAGACTGGCTGAAGGGTAATTACATGGCTGTCCGCTACGAGGACCTGGTAGTGGACCCTATCAAGACTTTGCGGCAAGTCTATGGATTTGTAAATCTGGTGGTGAGCCCAGAGATGGAGAAGTTTGCTCTCAACATGACCAGTGGTCCTGGGTATTCTTCGAAACCCTTTGTGGTCTCAGCCAGGAATGCTAGCCAGGCTGTGAATGCTTGGAGGACAGCTCTGAGCTTTCAGCAAATTAAGCAAGTTGAGGAATACTGTCATCAGCCCATGGCCATTCTAGGTTATGAAAAAGTCAACAGCCCAGAAGAGGTTAAGGATCTTAGCAAAACCTTGCTCAGGAAACCAAGATTGTGA